The proteins below are encoded in one region of Sulfolobus islandicus Y.N.15.51:
- a CDS encoding nitrilase-related carbon-nitrogen hydrolase has translation MGIRVELAQIRSYPGDVYRNYKKHLEIIETSTADCVIFPELSLTGYIIKDLTYEIYKDAEEATRKIAEKVNKCAVFGTIKEVRKGILRNAAAVIINGKMDYIYKFYLPTYGLFEERRYFQRGDPLKDLKIFEYRDLKFGVVICEDAWHPEPIEALSLMGADAIFIPSASPMRKLRENLAIEESWDSLLKAHSLMNTVWTVFTNVVGSQEEEYFWGGSRVVSPLGDVKLKLNLFYEDRGVVEITENELLRARFFSSYRDHIREFHSILDKL, from the coding sequence ATGGGCATAAGAGTGGAATTAGCTCAAATAAGATCTTACCCCGGAGATGTGTATAGAAATTATAAGAAACATTTAGAGATCATAGAGACCAGTACTGCAGATTGTGTAATCTTTCCAGAACTCTCCTTAACTGGTTACATTATAAAAGATTTGACATATGAGATATATAAGGATGCAGAGGAGGCTACACGTAAAATAGCAGAGAAAGTTAACAAGTGTGCCGTATTTGGAACAATAAAGGAAGTTAGGAAAGGAATATTAAGAAACGCAGCGGCAGTTATAATTAATGGGAAAATGGATTACATATATAAGTTTTATCTTCCAACATATGGATTATTTGAGGAGAGAAGATACTTCCAAAGAGGAGACCCACTTAAAGATTTGAAAATTTTCGAGTATAGAGACTTAAAATTTGGTGTAGTAATTTGTGAAGATGCGTGGCATCCAGAGCCAATAGAGGCACTATCGCTTATGGGAGCTGACGCAATTTTTATACCATCAGCATCACCAATGCGAAAACTAAGAGAAAACTTGGCAATAGAGGAGAGTTGGGATTCACTTTTGAAGGCTCACTCATTAATGAATACTGTTTGGACTGTTTTCACAAACGTTGTAGGTAGTCAAGAAGAGGAATACTTTTGGGGAGGATCTAGAGTGGTTTCTCCATTAGGTGATGTAAAACTTAAACTAAATCTATTTTATGAAGATAGGGGAGTTGTGGAGATCACTGAGAATGAGTTGCTTAGGGCTAGGTTCTTTAGCAGTTATAGGGATCATATAAGGGAGTTTCATTCAATTCTTGATAAGCTATAA
- a CDS encoding clan AA aspartic protease, translating to MVFDCFRINDKPTLPVTVIDPYNGDFMEVRALIDTGFSGYLLIPPSVYNKVNSLELENPRVYATLNGIVKTRVAKAIIKIGKIKLDTLIESPILGREISLLGRELQKILHIEFKKGKEVCIEDP from the coding sequence ATGGTCTTCGATTGCTTTAGAATAAATGATAAACCTACTTTACCGGTTACCGTAATAGATCCTTATAATGGGGATTTCATGGAAGTTAGAGCATTAATTGACACTGGATTTTCCGGTTATCTTTTAATCCCTCCTTCTGTTTACAATAAAGTAAATTCCCTTGAGCTAGAGAATCCAAGAGTTTACGCAACGCTTAACGGAATTGTTAAAACTAGAGTTGCTAAGGCTATTATAAAGATTGGTAAAATTAAACTTGACACTCTTATTGAAAGTCCTATTCTTGGTAGGGAAATTTCGCTTTTAGGAAGAGAATTACAAAAAATATTACACATAGAGTTTAAGAAAGGAAAAGAAGTCTGCATAGAAGACCCTTGA
- a CDS encoding ribbon-helix-helix domain-containing protein, which translates to MATKVLIKNMDEQLYRMLKARAALLGISVSEAIQQAISLWLNVTEGIGDYNYIVLKTNPEAINAYNEGKYVLACDGEYIGAFDSEKEAVEKGKGHKKCMIGSKNYDKQEIGDWGWSSIALE; encoded by the coding sequence ATGGCAACAAAGGTGCTGATAAAGAATATGGACGAGCAGCTTTATAGGATGTTAAAAGCTAGAGCTGCACTATTAGGGATAAGTGTCTCTGAAGCAATACAGCAGGCTATTTCTTTGTGGCTCAACGTTACCGAAGGAATAGGTGATTATAATTACATCGTACTTAAGACTAATCCTGAAGCAATAAATGCATATAATGAAGGAAAGTATGTTTTAGCTTGTGACGGAGAATATATAGGTGCATTTGATAGTGAAAAGGAGGCAGTTGAAAAGGGGAAGGGGCACAAGAAATGTATGATAGGTAGTAAGAATTACGATAAGCAAGAGATAGGAGATTGGGGATGGTCTTCGATTGCTTTAGAATAA
- a CDS encoding ArsR/SmtB family transcription factor, giving the protein MLLRLDEIFQNKGWDTRKKILDELKNKPQTAYELSKKLGLNYSTVKYHLEILEKFGLVNINRYKTKCFYAVSKNYKIVEKYLEEEIAKR; this is encoded by the coding sequence ATGCTACTAAGATTAGACGAGATCTTCCAAAACAAGGGATGGGATACAAGGAAAAAGATATTAGATGAATTGAAAAATAAACCCCAAACAGCTTATGAATTGTCTAAAAAACTAGGATTGAACTATTCTACAGTAAAATATCATTTAGAAATTTTAGAGAAATTTGGATTAGTAAACATTAATAGATATAAAACAAAATGTTTTTATGCAGTGTCAAAGAATTATAAAATAGTTGAAAAGTATTTAGAGGAGGAAATAGCAAAAAGATAA
- a CDS encoding FAD-binding and (Fe-S)-binding domain-containing protein, which yields MGLEEELKSLLGDSFHDELVERLSHSVDFGFVPELVWSGIKINIVPDYVAYPRSVEDIINVVRLGLKYKIPIVPYGRGTNRYGNAIPADGGILLDFSKMTNVTIDESNKMAIVEPGATWKLVDIYAQQKGLQLRTFPSSYDSTVGGGIAGDALGIGSYEYGFISDNVSFVEMVNPKGDLVRLEGKDLALVCGAEGTTGIIAKAGLKLRNFSPTEAMIISFDNLDQMMHAVGEFYREVIPAWHVQVRGPYISTYMAEKYKAPFEPQKWNMVILYPSPRSPLVEPKIYKIAQSYGGKVFEGEWTGWWSFNHGVAAALRTQGLLIHQHGLIHYTKLLDLLKNLEKSIGKLGELSPDGGFDVDIALERREVLLVNAFTQISVSPVDKKILYDLAKNTLMMDEFVKVNGSLLSIGIFAHKYAKNRLSSMGKTFSDLGVDRYEVIRKYKEETDPNEIFNPGKLFDPKNRAKAILEIPRRQQEALNFRFAIGFVKRLSPGGEVEGFKHVRRYLEDFADYSLMCIDCSMCVTVCPQYRLIPQWPYAPKGMFDFVRGAIAYYELNGSIDIPDSVIAEISGCHKCGLCDGVCPARIPISTLLIKLNSLVAKKLPEEPTVELSIFSDPELASVNDPNSQFVLWVGKNAVSNPAVAITALKILKKMGLKVKVVGTSADSGFLDYISGNGNRFLEKMKQNLDTVNNSLEIITITPEDYRTFSTAYKDYSKLAGAEVFFEVVPLELRLLKSIVIDGSNENINLHVACFSSEYSDEVIKRLSEKGFRVKKIEGCSGAILEKSLGKRADLMARAIGERYGKVVTLCPLAAAKFRSVGINAVTLIEFLAEKLGIQSAQYRVVSFQLDENSKEYIKKELIASILSSLNSQVNLIADTASFSTSGVDEYKKIIEPIIVQVVDNIGKTIASKLSGSIRQKSSESSIDKAIVLAEYVKEISNTLSTIELDKVMQPFTSLLKSRVTEEYDENVVISAIIQLLRDNTEKLKTIIVTEISKTLG from the coding sequence ATGGGTTTGGAAGAGGAGTTGAAAAGTTTACTAGGGGATAGTTTTCATGATGAATTAGTAGAGAGACTATCTCATTCAGTGGATTTCGGTTTCGTTCCAGAACTAGTGTGGTCTGGAATAAAGATTAACATTGTCCCAGACTACGTTGCTTATCCTAGGTCGGTGGAAGATATTATTAACGTAGTTAGATTAGGACTCAAATATAAAATACCAATAGTCCCTTATGGCAGAGGTACAAATAGATATGGTAACGCAATACCAGCAGATGGTGGAATATTACTTGACTTTTCAAAGATGACCAACGTAACTATAGATGAATCGAATAAGATGGCAATAGTTGAGCCCGGTGCTACCTGGAAGCTTGTTGATATCTATGCTCAGCAGAAGGGACTGCAATTAAGGACCTTCCCATCTTCATACGATTCCACTGTGGGAGGAGGGATAGCTGGAGACGCTTTAGGAATAGGTTCATATGAATATGGTTTTATTTCAGACAATGTAAGCTTCGTTGAAATGGTAAATCCAAAAGGGGACTTAGTTAGACTAGAGGGCAAGGATTTAGCGTTAGTATGTGGAGCGGAAGGTACTACCGGGATAATAGCTAAAGCTGGGTTAAAGCTTAGGAATTTCTCTCCAACTGAAGCTATGATTATATCCTTCGATAATTTGGATCAGATGATGCATGCAGTGGGAGAGTTTTATAGGGAAGTAATTCCAGCTTGGCACGTTCAAGTTAGGGGTCCATATATTTCCACATATATGGCTGAGAAGTATAAGGCACCATTCGAACCTCAAAAATGGAATATGGTAATACTATACCCATCTCCTAGATCACCTCTAGTCGAACCGAAAATCTATAAGATCGCTCAATCTTATGGCGGCAAAGTTTTTGAAGGAGAATGGACTGGTTGGTGGTCATTTAATCATGGCGTTGCAGCAGCATTAAGAACACAAGGGCTACTGATACATCAACATGGCCTAATACATTATACTAAGCTTTTAGATTTATTAAAGAATCTAGAAAAGTCTATAGGCAAATTAGGTGAGCTATCCCCTGATGGTGGATTTGATGTAGATATAGCTTTAGAGAGAAGGGAGGTCCTTTTAGTTAATGCATTTACTCAAATTTCAGTAAGTCCAGTTGATAAGAAGATATTGTATGATTTAGCTAAGAACACATTAATGATGGACGAATTCGTAAAAGTTAATGGTTCCCTTTTATCAATAGGTATCTTTGCTCACAAATATGCTAAAAATAGATTAAGCAGTATGGGGAAAACATTTAGTGATCTAGGAGTCGATAGATATGAAGTTATAAGGAAGTATAAGGAAGAGACTGATCCGAATGAAATTTTTAATCCCGGCAAGCTTTTTGATCCTAAGAATAGGGCTAAGGCTATTCTAGAAATTCCAAGAAGGCAGCAGGAGGCCTTAAACTTTAGGTTTGCGATTGGCTTTGTTAAAAGATTGTCTCCCGGTGGCGAGGTTGAGGGTTTCAAGCATGTGAGAAGGTATTTGGAAGATTTCGCTGATTATAGCCTTATGTGTATAGATTGCTCAATGTGTGTTACTGTTTGCCCACAATATAGGCTAATTCCCCAATGGCCTTATGCTCCAAAGGGTATGTTTGATTTCGTTAGGGGTGCAATAGCTTATTACGAATTAAACGGTTCCATTGACATACCGGATAGTGTAATAGCTGAGATTTCAGGCTGTCATAAATGTGGTCTTTGTGATGGAGTATGTCCAGCACGAATTCCAATTTCAACACTATTGATCAAATTGAACAGTCTAGTTGCTAAGAAATTACCAGAGGAACCAACAGTAGAACTATCCATCTTTTCTGATCCAGAGTTGGCCTCAGTAAATGATCCAAATAGTCAATTCGTGTTATGGGTTGGCAAGAATGCTGTAAGTAATCCTGCAGTAGCCATCACTGCGTTAAAAATACTTAAAAAGATGGGATTAAAAGTTAAAGTAGTAGGCACATCAGCAGATAGTGGATTTCTAGATTATATAAGTGGAAATGGGAATAGATTCTTAGAAAAAATGAAACAAAATTTAGATACAGTTAACAACTCATTAGAAATAATTACTATTACTCCTGAAGATTACAGAACATTCTCCACAGCATATAAGGACTACTCTAAATTGGCTGGAGCAGAAGTATTTTTCGAAGTAGTGCCATTAGAGCTTAGGCTATTAAAGTCTATTGTTATTGACGGAAGTAATGAGAATATAAACTTGCATGTAGCTTGTTTCTCCTCTGAGTATTCAGATGAGGTAATTAAAAGATTAAGCGAAAAGGGATTTAGAGTTAAGAAGATTGAAGGTTGTTCTGGTGCAATCCTAGAAAAGAGTTTAGGGAAGAGAGCTGACTTAATGGCTAGAGCTATAGGAGAAAGATATGGAAAAGTAGTTACACTATGTCCATTAGCTGCTGCTAAGTTCAGAAGTGTAGGAATAAATGCTGTAACACTAATAGAATTCTTAGCAGAAAAATTAGGAATACAAAGTGCACAATATCGAGTAGTTTCTTTCCAACTAGATGAGAATAGTAAAGAATACATAAAGAAAGAGCTAATTGCGAGTATACTATCATCTCTTAATTCTCAAGTCAACCTAATAGCTGATACAGCATCATTTTCCACTTCTGGTGTTGACGAGTATAAGAAGATTATTGAACCTATTATAGTTCAAGTAGTGGATAATATAGGCAAAACTATCGCATCTAAACTATCTGGTAGTATAAGGCAAAAATCCTCTGAGTCTTCAATAGATAAAGCAATCGTACTAGCGGAG
- a CDS encoding LysO family transporter, producing the protein MNSSSIFFIVLYLIFLVIGKIQYVKGVEKIVDIVVILLISTISYWAGEEITSNQIFSLLISSLILGILSIIITYFSGVAIRHFNTTKSLMKANREKIIIGNSNRQTIIKYMLPFVIGWILGLLFHVSGTVIVSMIDYELYALASVLGYIMGKDISRKVILSSSKDSLISLFITILGDIILALVMYMLHIANFTISLAIALASGWYTYVGPLVAVSSDPYLGTLAFLVNFLREQLTYVLVPFLLKLKFEPRSAIAVGGATAMDTTLPLYVEVLGKEYALSAMITGVILTLVIPIILPLII; encoded by the coding sequence TTGAACAGTAGTTCAATATTTTTCATAGTACTATATCTAATATTTTTAGTTATAGGTAAAATACAATATGTAAAAGGAGTTGAGAAAATCGTAGACATCGTAGTTATACTTCTAATATCAACAATCTCATATTGGGCAGGGGAAGAGATTACGAGTAACCAAATATTTAGTTTACTTATAAGTTCACTAATACTAGGCATATTATCAATAATTATTACGTACTTTTCTGGAGTAGCCATAAGACATTTCAATACTACGAAATCACTAATGAAAGCTAATAGAGAAAAGATAATTATCGGCAACAGTAATAGGCAGACGATAATAAAATACATGCTACCGTTTGTAATAGGATGGATACTTGGATTATTGTTTCATGTTAGCGGTACTGTTATCGTGAGCATGATAGATTACGAGTTATATGCTTTAGCCTCAGTATTGGGCTATATCATGGGAAAGGATATTAGCCGTAAAGTAATTCTAAGTAGCAGTAAAGATTCCTTAATCTCATTATTTATAACAATTCTTGGAGATATCATACTAGCCTTAGTTATGTACATGTTACATATAGCTAACTTTACAATTTCATTGGCTATTGCACTGGCTAGTGGATGGTATACTTACGTTGGGCCGCTGGTAGCAGTAAGCTCTGATCCATATTTAGGTACCTTAGCTTTTCTCGTGAATTTCCTAAGGGAACAACTAACTTACGTTTTAGTACCTTTTCTTCTCAAATTGAAATTTGAACCTAGATCTGCAATTGCAGTGGGAGGTGCGACAGCAATGGATACTACACTTCCACTTTATGTAGAGGTTCTGGGAAAAGAGTATGCACTATCCGCAATGATTACAGGGGTAATACTAACGCTCGTAATACCAATTATTTTACCTCTAATAATCTAA
- a CDS encoding NTPase has product MLEESKNALRVFITGNPGVGKTTILLFLINKLSENNYKVAGFYCPEVRENGRRIGFRIVDITTNEGDWLAKENAPGRVKIGKYTVLEDSAKRITEITLSNINKADVLAIDEIGPMELKIPTIKKLIETILNNQKPLIAVLHRTQKPMGGRIYVITVENRDSIKYEILNYILSSLD; this is encoded by the coding sequence ATGTTAGAAGAGTCGAAGAATGCTTTAAGGGTATTTATAACTGGTAACCCCGGTGTTGGGAAAACTACAATATTACTCTTTTTAATTAATAAATTAAGTGAGAATAATTACAAAGTTGCTGGATTTTATTGCCCAGAGGTGAGAGAGAATGGAAGAAGAATAGGTTTTAGAATAGTAGATATAACTACCAATGAAGGAGACTGGTTGGCTAAAGAAAACGCGCCTGGAAGAGTGAAAATAGGGAAATATACAGTTTTAGAAGATAGTGCTAAAAGAATAACTGAGATTACATTGTCTAACATTAATAAGGCAGATGTTTTAGCAATAGACGAAATTGGGCCAATGGAGTTAAAAATACCTACAATAAAGAAATTAATTGAGACTATTCTAAATAATCAAAAACCTTTGATTGCAGTGTTACATAGGACACAAAAACCCATGGGAGGAAGAATCTACGTAATTACCGTTGAAAATAGGGATTCGATAAAGTACGAGATTTTGAATTACATATTAAGTAGCCTAGATTAA
- a CDS encoding NUDIX hydrolase, translating to MKIFSGKKFEVHIDKVKLPNGYERELEFVKHRGSVVIIPKINNEIILIRQFRPVIDKWIYELPAGTIEEGEDPLNTANRELIEEIGYEAGKMKEIISFYASPGITTEYMRLYLAEDLRYVGAKPEPYEIIEPIRLSIEEAIKMIRERKIEDAKTIIGIFTLKELLE from the coding sequence ATGAAGATTTTTAGTGGTAAAAAATTTGAAGTGCACATAGATAAGGTGAAATTGCCTAACGGATATGAAAGGGAATTAGAGTTCGTGAAGCATAGGGGTTCTGTCGTAATAATACCTAAGATAAACAATGAAATTATATTGATAAGGCAATTTAGGCCTGTAATAGATAAATGGATATATGAGTTACCAGCAGGAACGATTGAGGAAGGAGAAGATCCATTAAATACTGCAAATAGAGAATTAATTGAGGAAATAGGATATGAAGCTGGGAAAATGAAAGAAATAATAAGTTTCTACGCTTCCCCTGGCATAACTACAGAGTATATGAGATTATACTTGGCTGAAGATCTTAGATACGTCGGAGCTAAACCGGAACCATATGAAATCATAGAACCTATTAGACTAAGTATAGAGGAGGCAATAAAAATGATAAGAGAAAGGAAAATAGAAGACGCAAAAACGATAATAGGAATATTTACATTAAAGGAGCTCTTAGAATAA
- a CDS encoding chlorite dismutase family protein gives MSQNSLAYFYISSIKLTNRWWSSSREERRSAINEIESVESQFRNNLISLKRYISLRNDSDIIYWVTSSDTSKLLEFKYTLLSKIRDLGYESLSLFSVYRSSPYTRGNFDINKVLSLEPLRYFVAYPMKKDVEWYLLPFEEREKIMKEHIETARTHPKNKGIRSYTTYSFGVGDYEFVVVYEIPEIENWVEVVEALREVKARKWITKEEPILVGELRGLDLFLI, from the coding sequence ATGAGCCAAAATAGTTTAGCATACTTTTATATTTCCTCGATAAAGCTTACAAATAGATGGTGGAGTAGTAGTAGAGAGGAAAGAAGAAGCGCAATAAATGAGATAGAATCTGTAGAATCACAGTTTAGGAATAATCTAATTTCACTAAAAAGATACATATCTCTTAGGAATGATAGTGATATTATTTATTGGGTAACTTCCTCCGATACATCGAAATTGTTAGAATTTAAATACACTTTACTTTCTAAAATAAGGGATTTAGGTTATGAATCACTATCCTTGTTTTCCGTATATAGGTCGTCTCCATATACAAGAGGAAATTTTGACATTAATAAGGTCCTCTCATTAGAGCCTTTAAGGTATTTTGTAGCATATCCCATGAAAAAAGACGTAGAATGGTATCTTCTACCTTTTGAAGAAAGGGAAAAAATCATGAAAGAACATATTGAAACTGCTCGAACTCATCCAAAGAACAAGGGAATTAGATCATATACTACTTACTCTTTTGGAGTAGGTGATTATGAGTTCGTCGTAGTTTATGAGATTCCAGAAATAGAGAATTGGGTTGAAGTGGTAGAGGCTCTTAGAGAAGTCAAGGCAAGAAAATGGATAACAAAAGAAGAACCAATACTAGTTGGAGAGCTAAGGGGCTTAGATCTATTTTTAATTTAA
- a CDS encoding HIT family protein, whose product MCIFCNIVEGRDHGYIVYSNDRVVAFLDKFPITPGHTLVVPRTHYENFLEISEDVIPYLCTAVRKISIAVKKALKADGIRILTNIGKSAGQVVFHSHFHIVPTWSQDPDIMKDFVPRKEQSREYYEYVQKAIIETLKNI is encoded by the coding sequence ATGTGTATCTTTTGCAACATTGTTGAAGGAAGGGATCATGGGTATATCGTGTATAGTAACGATAGAGTAGTCGCATTTCTGGATAAATTTCCTATTACACCTGGACATACTTTGGTAGTACCTAGAACACATTATGAGAATTTTTTAGAGATTTCTGAAGACGTCATACCATATTTATGTACAGCTGTAAGAAAGATTTCAATTGCAGTAAAGAAAGCTTTGAAGGCTGATGGTATAAGAATATTAACCAATATTGGAAAGAGTGCAGGGCAAGTGGTATTTCACTCTCATTTTCATATAGTTCCAACATGGTCCCAAGATCCAGATATAATGAAAGATTTCGTACCAAGAAAAGAACAGTCAAGGGAATATTACGAGTACGTACAAAAAGCAATAATAGAAACTTTAAAGAATATATAA
- a CDS encoding NAD+ synthase: protein MAFSKFSSFRWYYTLNICSTNILIMVMHEYIRKSLTIDCEAVTNYIVERIREYLEFSNKKGGVIGVSGGVDSAVTATLLAKATDNFFILLMPSSSTPKIDLEDSFEMIKFLNAQNKYKLINIDEIVSLFSNKIETNNKYVIGNIKARVRMIILYAYAQMLDYLVVGTGDKSELLLGYFTKYGDGGVDVLPIGDLYKTQVRMLGKCLGLPERIVTKPSSPALWEGQTAEGELGIDYETIDSILYLRFDEMRSEDEIVKILGIPIDTIKKVDRLVKISQHKRLPPEIFRLSGRAINSDWRFPRRWA from the coding sequence ATGGCCTTTTCTAAATTCTCTTCATTCAGATGGTATTATACGTTAAATATTTGCTCAACAAATATTCTCATAATGGTAATGCATGAATATATCAGAAAATCACTCACAATAGATTGTGAAGCTGTTACTAACTATATTGTGGAAAGGATAAGGGAGTATCTTGAATTTAGCAATAAGAAAGGAGGAGTAATAGGGGTAAGCGGGGGAGTGGATTCAGCGGTAACTGCAACGCTTCTTGCTAAAGCTACTGATAATTTCTTCATACTTCTCATGCCTTCCTCTTCAACGCCAAAGATAGATTTGGAAGACTCCTTCGAAATGATAAAGTTCCTCAACGCACAAAATAAGTACAAATTAATTAATATAGACGAAATTGTAAGCTTATTCTCAAATAAAATAGAAACAAATAACAAATACGTAATAGGTAACATAAAAGCTAGAGTTAGGATGATAATACTTTACGCATATGCGCAAATGTTAGATTACTTGGTGGTAGGAACTGGAGACAAGAGCGAACTACTATTAGGATACTTCACAAAGTATGGGGATGGAGGTGTTGATGTTTTACCAATAGGTGATTTGTACAAGACACAGGTTAGAATGCTAGGAAAATGTTTGGGATTACCGGAAAGGATAGTCACAAAACCAAGCTCCCCAGCCTTATGGGAAGGACAAACCGCTGAAGGTGAATTAGGAATTGATTACGAAACAATAGATTCAATATTATACTTAAGATTCGATGAAATGAGAAGTGAAGATGAAATAGTGAAAATATTAGGAATTCCTATAGATACTATTAAAAAAGTTGATAGACTAGTTAAAATCTCTCAGCACAAAAGGCTACCTCCAGAGATATTCAGATTAAGTGGAAGAGCCATAAACTCGGATTGGAGGTTTCCTAGAAGATGGGCATAA